Proteins encoded within one genomic window of Melospiza melodia melodia isolate bMelMel2 chromosome 27, bMelMel2.pri, whole genome shotgun sequence:
- the SYF2 gene encoding pre-mRNA-splicing factor SYF2, whose protein sequence is MAAAVSALSSLGVPEADVGSEEEEEEEQAEPGPAAAKAAEQRREERLRRFRELHMKRYEACKLNSQEVVEEDKRLKLPPNWEAKKARLEWELQVQEKKKECAARGEDYERVKLLEVSAEDAERWERKKKKKNPDLGFSDYAAAQLRQYQRLTRQIKPDLEQYEKLKEQHGEALYPTSNSLLHGTHVPSKEGVDRMVADLEKQIEKREKYSRRRPYNDDADIDYINERNAKFNQKAERFYGKYTAEIKQNLERGTAV, encoded by the exons atggcggcggcggtgTCGGCCCTCAGCAGCCTGGGGGTGCCCGAGGCCGATGTTGGG agcgaggaggaagaggaggaggagcaggcagagcccggcccggccgcggcgAAGGCGGCGGAGCAGAGGCGGGAGGAGCGGCTGCGCCGGTTCCGGGAGCTCCACATGAAGCGG TACGAGGCCTGCAAGCTGAACAGCCAGGAGGTGGTGGAGGAGGACAAGAGGCTGAAGCTGCCCCCGAACTGGGAAGCTAAAAAAGCTCGGCTGgagtgggagctgcaggtgcaggagaagaagaag GAATGTGCAGCCAGGGGTGAGGACTACGAGCGGGTGAAGCTGCTGGAGGTCAGCGCTGAGGATGCCGAGAGGtgggagaggaagaagaagaagaaaaaccccGACCTGGGCTTCTCAG ACTACGCGGCGGCGCAGCTGCGCCAGTACCAGCGGCTCACCCGGCAGATCAAGCCCGACCTGGAGCAGTATGAGAAGCTCAAGGAGCAGCA CGGGGAGGCCCTGTACCCCACCTCCAACAGCCTCCTGCACGGCACCCACGTGCCCTCCAAGGAGGGCGTGGACAGGATGGTGGCAGACCTGGAGAAGCA GATCGAGAAGAGGGAGAAGTACAGCAGGAGGCGACCCTACAACGACGACGCCGACATCGACTACATCAACGAGAGGAACGCCAAGTTCAACCAGAAGGCCGAGAGGTTCTACGGGAAATACACAGCTGAGATCAAGCAGAACCTGGAGAGGGGCACGGCTGTGTGA
- the RSRP1 gene encoding arginine/serine-rich protein 1 translates to MGVTHEAGLSPQDPCGGSPAGWSRSAQVPQGNQRGACPAAPSGTETGHCRAAGRAEAEADSAQKGSAAQTAGMTEFMDDLRLGSPQHRDSPERRGSRRSCSGSSRSSSRSSRSSSSSSSSGRSSRSWSRSRSRSRSRRRRSRRSRRRSRSYSRSRSRSRGSRRYRGSRGSRYRPRRYRHRYGRRRSRSWSRGRPCYRRSYSRSRSRSRGRRYYGFGRTVYPEAYRGWRSRSRTRSRSHSPLHLSEKDKRELLEIAKANAAKALGTDNIVLPASLKISAPAKEIKTEKQEREEPTESAEQPGSAAEDVSKAGMERATIQRSISFSPNNTMAKPVLQKPVSHTVVKEPVVSPPREDDRKGSPYGQWVPVKKEEKKTFLNFSPKSSLFRAR, encoded by the exons ATGGGGGTGACTCACGAAGCGGGGCTCTCCCCTCAGGACCCGTGCGGGGGCAGCCCGGCGGGCTGGAGCCG GAGCGCGCAGGTGCCTCAGGGGAACCAGCGCGGTGCGTGCCCGGCAGCGCCCAGCG GAACAGAGACGGGGCACTGCCGAGCAGCAGGCAGAGCCGAGGCGGAGGCTGACAGCGCACAGAAAGGCAGCGCGGCGCAGACGGCCGGCATGACAGAGTTCATGGATGACCTGAGGCTGGGCTCTCCCCAGCACCGGGACTCTCCCGAGCGCCGGGGCTCCCGGCGGAGCTGCTCGGGCTCCAGCCGCTCCTCCAGCCGCTCCTCgcgcagctccagctccagcagctcctcgggCCGCTCCTCGCGCAGCTGGAGCCGCTCCcggtcccgctcccgctcccggcggcgccgctcccgccgctcccggcgcCGCTCCCGCTCCTACTCGCGCAGCCGCTCGCGCTCCCGCGGCTCCCGGCGCTACCGCGGCTCCCGCGGCTCCCGCTACCGGCCCCGGCGCTACCGGCACCGCTACGGCCGGCGCCGCTCCCGCTCCTGGTCCCGCGGCAGGCCCTGCTACCGCCGCTCGTACTCGCGcagccgctcccgctcccgcggCCGCCGCTACTACGGCTTCGGCAGAACCGTGTACCCCGAGGCCTACCGGGGCTGGAGGAGCCGCTCCCGCACGCGCTCCCGGAGCCACTCGCCGCTGCACCTCAGCGAGAAAG ACAAGAGGGAACTCCTGGAAATTGCAAAAGCCAATGCAGCCAAAGCTCTGGGAACAGACAACATTGTCCTGCCAGCCAGCCTGAAGATCTCTGCTCCTGCCAAGGAGATCAAAACCGAGAAGCAGGAGCGTGAGGAGCCCACGGAGTCAGCTGAG CAACCTGGGAGTGCAGCTGAGGACGTGAGCAAGGCTGGCATGGAGAGAGCAACCATCCAGAGGAGCATTTCCTTCAGCCCTAAT aacacAATGGCCAAGCCTGTCCTGCAGAAGCCAGTGAGCCACACTGTGGTTAAGGAGCCAGTGGTTTCTCCACCCAGGGAGGATGACAGGAAGGGAAGCCCCTATGGGCAGTGGGTTCCTGtcaagaaggaggagaagaaaacatTCCTGAACTTCTCACCCAAAAGCTCCCTGTTCCGGGCACGCTGA
- the TMEM50A gene encoding transmembrane protein 50A: MSGFLESLRCSECVDWGEKRNTIASVAAGVLFFTGWWIIIDAAVKYPQMEDFNHSYHACGVIATIAFLMINAVSNGQVRGDSYSEGCLGQTGARIWLFIGFMMAFGSLIASMWILFGGYVVKEKPVVYPGIAVFFQNAFIFFGGLVFKFGRTEDLWQ, translated from the exons ATGTCCGGGTTCCTGGAGAGCCTGCGCTGCTCGGAGTGCGTGGACTGGGGCGAGAAGCGCAACACCATCGCCTCGGTGGCCGCGGGGGTGCTG TTTTTCACCGGCTGGTGGATCATCATTGATGCTGCTGTGAAATACCCTCAGATGGAAGATTTCAACCATTCCTACCACGCCTGTGGGGTGATAGCCACCATTGCATTCCTCAT GATCAACGCCGTGTCCAACGGGCAGGTGCGGGGGGACAGCTACAGCGAGGGCTGCCTGGGCCAGACAG GGGCTCGCATCTGGCTCTTCATTGGCTTCATGATGGCTTTTGGCTCCCTCATTGCCTCCATGTGGATCCTCTTTGGGGGCTACGTGGTTAAAG aaAAACCAGTGGTGTACCCAGGAATAGCAGTGTTTTTCCAGAATGCGTTCATTTTTTTTGG GGGCCTGGTGTTCAAGTTTGGGCGCACGGAGGATCTGTGGCAGTGA
- the RHCE gene encoding blood group Rh(CE) polypeptide isoform X2, translated as MPSRYLSFRCSVPWLILVLQALLLLRSFFGFPGVSDTYSSSNSYPEFQDVNHMVIFGFGFFLMVLRRYGFSSTGFNFLLVVLGVQCSVLAEDLLVFLRGERNAAGLQSLAKAFVSVTAVVISTGAVLGRANPVQLIAMTLVELIFFYVSRYINETFLEVSEHLTGMHVFLFGAYFGLALASRFPEAPPGLDKDRSTPKSELFSVLGTVFVWVFWPSFNSILPYLKMQAVLNTYLALAVSAVAAFMLSALTSRDGKFRMAQIRSAVLAGGVTISCTAERIHHPWIAMLLGLLATVITILGSHCVQRCFNPALKLQDTSGVHFTFGLPAVLGAVAAVVLAVVEDGIDTRWNELSRLGYDAFVYIGAFCQTISTALITGLITGLILNIKLLKAVHVSKYFDDQFYWEFPHLSVGF; from the exons ATGCCTTCCCGCTACCTGAGCTTCCGCTGCAGCGTGCCCTGGCTGATCCTtgtgctgcaggctctgctcctgctgcgcTCCTTCTTTGGCTTCCCAGGTGTCAGTGACACCTACTCCTCATCCAACTCCTACCCAG AATTTCAAGATGTCAACCACATGGTGATTTTTGGATTTGGCTTCTTCCTGATGGTTCTGAGAAGATATGGCTTTAGCAGCACCGGGTTCAACTTCCTGCTCGTTGTTCTGGGTGTCCAgtgctctgtgctggcagaggaTTTATTAGTTTTCCTTAGGGGAGAGCGAAATGCAGCTGGTTTGCAAAG CCTAGCAAAGGCTTTTGTGAGCGTGACTGCTGTGGTCATCTccactggggctgtcctgggcagggccaaTCCTGTGCAGCTCATCGCCATGACCCTGGTGGAATTAATCTTCTTCTACGTGAGCAGATACATCAACGAGACCTTCCTGGAG GTCTCTGAGCACCTCACTGGGATGCACGTGTTCCTCTTTGGAGCCTACTTTGGCCTGGCACTCGCCTCCCGCTTCCCTGAGGCTCCCCCGGGGCTGGACAAGGACAGGAGCACCCCAAAGTCAGAGCTGTTCTCAGTGCTGG GCACTGTGTTTGTCTGGGTGTTCTGGCCGAGCTTCAATTCTATCCTGCCTTACCTCAAGATGCAAGCAGTGCTCAACACTTACCTGGCCCTGGCAGTGAGTGCTGTGGCTGCCTTCATGTTGTCTGCTCTGACCTCCAGGGATGGCAAATTCAGAATG GCTCAGATCCGCAGTGCAGTGCTGGCTGGAGGGGTCACCATCAGCTGCACCGCAGAGCGCATCCACCACCCCTGGATTGCcatgctcctggggctgctggccaCTGTCATCACCATCCTGGGCTCTCACTGCGTGCAG AGGTGCTTTAATCCTGCCTTGAAGCTCCAGGATACTTCTGGAGTTCATTTCACTTTTGGGttgcctgctgtgcttggagctgTGGCCGCTGTTGTGCTCGCAGTTGTAGAAGATGGGATTGACACACGATGGAATGAATTATCCAG ACTGGGTTACGATGCCTTTGTTTATATTGGTGCCTTCTGCCAGACCATCAGCACTGCCCTGATAACAGGTTTGATCACAG GTTTGATCTTAAACATCAAACTGCTGAAAGCTGTGCATGTCTCCAAGTACTTTGATGACCAGTTTTACTGGGAG TTTCCCCACTTGTCTGTTGGATTTTGA
- the RHCE gene encoding blood group Rh(CE) polypeptide isoform X1: MPSRYLSFRCSVPWLILVLQALLLLRSFFGFPGVSDTYSSSNSYPEFQDVNHMVIFGFGFFLMVLRRYGFSSTGFNFLLVVLGVQCSVLAEDLLVFLRGERNAAGLQSLAKAFVSVTAVVISTGAVLGRANPVQLIAMTLVELIFFYVSRYINETFLEVSEHLTGMHVFLFGAYFGLALASRFPEAPPGLDKDRSTPKSELFSVLGTVFVWVFWPSFNSILPYLKMQAVLNTYLALAVSAVAAFMLSALTSRDGKFRMAQIRSAVLAGGVTISCTAERIHHPWIAMLLGLLATVITILGSHCVQRCFNPALKLQDTSGVHFTFGLPAVLGAVAAVVLAVVEDGIDTRWNELSRLGYDAFVYIGAFCQTISTALITGLITGLILNIKLLKAVHVSKYFDDQFYWEVSFKIISDSLWGSSFSTLMKNFRYLN; encoded by the exons ATGCCTTCCCGCTACCTGAGCTTCCGCTGCAGCGTGCCCTGGCTGATCCTtgtgctgcaggctctgctcctgctgcgcTCCTTCTTTGGCTTCCCAGGTGTCAGTGACACCTACTCCTCATCCAACTCCTACCCAG AATTTCAAGATGTCAACCACATGGTGATTTTTGGATTTGGCTTCTTCCTGATGGTTCTGAGAAGATATGGCTTTAGCAGCACCGGGTTCAACTTCCTGCTCGTTGTTCTGGGTGTCCAgtgctctgtgctggcagaggaTTTATTAGTTTTCCTTAGGGGAGAGCGAAATGCAGCTGGTTTGCAAAG CCTAGCAAAGGCTTTTGTGAGCGTGACTGCTGTGGTCATCTccactggggctgtcctgggcagggccaaTCCTGTGCAGCTCATCGCCATGACCCTGGTGGAATTAATCTTCTTCTACGTGAGCAGATACATCAACGAGACCTTCCTGGAG GTCTCTGAGCACCTCACTGGGATGCACGTGTTCCTCTTTGGAGCCTACTTTGGCCTGGCACTCGCCTCCCGCTTCCCTGAGGCTCCCCCGGGGCTGGACAAGGACAGGAGCACCCCAAAGTCAGAGCTGTTCTCAGTGCTGG GCACTGTGTTTGTCTGGGTGTTCTGGCCGAGCTTCAATTCTATCCTGCCTTACCTCAAGATGCAAGCAGTGCTCAACACTTACCTGGCCCTGGCAGTGAGTGCTGTGGCTGCCTTCATGTTGTCTGCTCTGACCTCCAGGGATGGCAAATTCAGAATG GCTCAGATCCGCAGTGCAGTGCTGGCTGGAGGGGTCACCATCAGCTGCACCGCAGAGCGCATCCACCACCCCTGGATTGCcatgctcctggggctgctggccaCTGTCATCACCATCCTGGGCTCTCACTGCGTGCAG AGGTGCTTTAATCCTGCCTTGAAGCTCCAGGATACTTCTGGAGTTCATTTCACTTTTGGGttgcctgctgtgcttggagctgTGGCCGCTGTTGTGCTCGCAGTTGTAGAAGATGGGATTGACACACGATGGAATGAATTATCCAG ACTGGGTTACGATGCCTTTGTTTATATTGGTGCCTTCTGCCAGACCATCAGCACTGCCCTGATAACAGGTTTGATCACAG GTTTGATCTTAAACATCAAACTGCTGAAAGCTGTGCATGTCTCCAAGTACTTTGATGACCAGTTTTACTGGGAGGTGAGTTTCAAGATCATTTCAGATTCACTGTGGGGGAGTTCATTTAGCACCTTGATGAAGAACTTCAGGTATTTGAATtaa